The Candidatus Roseilinea sp. genome contains a region encoding:
- a CDS encoding VWA domain-containing protein, whose translation MLTSLIFALAGLQAVQFTNKLAVVFAIDASDSVGPSGVEQAAQFVREALRSMRTDGSDEAAVIVFGADAQIERAMSGMRDLAPIGAQVRSAGTNVEGAIRLGMSLFPADAAKRIVLLSDGKQTIGDAEAAVRLARAADIRLDVVVLPSVQGPDAAIERIDAPQQASVGQIIPLQIVVRSNQVMRAQLTVFSGPDIVAQEVVNLTDGLNAFNVRASATRTGFSAFRVQIAPERDVRPQNNALVSSVIVGGPPRILLVSVPPASSSGGVDEVSALRAALSATGIEYDEVSPRAMPSEIQSLAGYQAVVLANVPARELSLRAMYSLQSYVRDIGGGLVVIGGPNSYGVGGYFKTPLEETLPVEMQVKDPKRFPSVSIVVVMDKSGSMSAIENGVTKMRLAAEAAARVAELVNEDDEVTVIGFDTELVDLIGPFPGRDRNKYINQILSIAPGGGGIYVYESLLEAQKVIAKSTKLSKFIILLADGNDAERQEGVPELVRKMRDEYNTTLSVVAFGDGSDIPFLKRIAAIGKGRYHFTDKAANLPTIFTEEAALAQRSYIVEQRFFPKLGMSNPILSGINEVPALQGYIASTAKPAAQVILRANESDPLLAVWQYGLGRAVAFTSDATGRWAKHWVQWENFPQFWAQTVRWTILDRGQSSIQVNVQQRDEQTVIVADVPEPQLATGLKLMATVIDSDGQARELTLMQTAPGRYEAETYLDQAGAYFVRVAPTDTAATSPPAAGLGETTVAYVRPYSPEYAQVEGGEENLRDWALLGSGEVLTSPAQAFALNAPIAASRTDLFPLLLALAALLLPFDVGVRRITVSLRRLFGSAGERLAPAGNLESSGRMDQLLRAKTRVTREPTPPIMPRRPVRTPSASPQATAAEAQMPSPQQATATASELLRRRKQRAQVEGDQGATGGEQA comes from the coding sequence TTGCTGACCTCGCTCATCTTCGCCCTCGCCGGCCTACAAGCTGTCCAGTTCACCAATAAGCTGGCCGTCGTGTTCGCCATTGACGCTTCGGACAGCGTCGGGCCAAGCGGCGTGGAGCAGGCGGCGCAGTTTGTGCGCGAGGCGCTGCGCAGCATGCGCACGGACGGGAGTGACGAAGCGGCGGTGATCGTCTTTGGCGCCGACGCCCAAATCGAACGCGCCATGTCCGGCATGCGCGACTTGGCCCCGATCGGCGCGCAGGTGCGCTCCGCCGGCACGAACGTGGAAGGCGCAATTCGGCTGGGCATGTCCCTGTTCCCGGCCGATGCGGCCAAGCGCATCGTGCTGCTGAGCGACGGCAAACAGACCATCGGCGACGCCGAAGCCGCCGTCCGGCTGGCGCGCGCCGCCGATATACGGCTGGACGTCGTCGTGTTGCCGTCGGTGCAAGGCCCCGACGCTGCCATCGAGCGCATTGACGCGCCGCAGCAGGCTTCGGTCGGCCAGATCATCCCGCTGCAGATTGTGGTGCGGTCGAACCAGGTCATGCGCGCTCAGCTCACCGTGTTCTCCGGGCCGGACATCGTGGCTCAGGAGGTGGTCAACCTCACCGACGGACTCAACGCGTTCAACGTGCGTGCGAGCGCCACGCGCACCGGCTTCAGCGCCTTTCGCGTCCAGATCGCGCCGGAGCGCGACGTGCGCCCGCAAAACAACGCGCTGGTGTCATCGGTGATCGTCGGCGGGCCGCCGCGCATCTTGCTCGTCTCGGTCCCGCCGGCATCGTCGTCCGGCGGTGTGGACGAAGTGAGCGCGCTGAGGGCAGCCCTCAGCGCAACCGGCATCGAATACGACGAAGTCTCGCCGCGCGCGATGCCTAGCGAGATCCAGTCCCTGGCCGGCTACCAGGCGGTCGTGCTGGCCAATGTGCCGGCGCGTGAGCTATCGCTGCGCGCGATGTACTCGCTGCAGAGCTACGTGCGCGACATCGGCGGCGGCCTCGTGGTCATCGGCGGGCCGAACAGCTACGGCGTGGGCGGCTACTTCAAGACGCCGCTGGAGGAGACCTTGCCGGTTGAGATGCAGGTCAAAGACCCGAAGCGCTTCCCCTCGGTGTCCATCGTGGTGGTGATGGACAAGAGCGGCAGCATGAGCGCCATCGAGAACGGCGTGACCAAGATGCGGCTGGCTGCGGAGGCCGCCGCGCGCGTGGCGGAGTTGGTGAACGAGGATGACGAGGTGACGGTGATCGGCTTCGACACCGAATTGGTGGACCTCATCGGCCCGTTTCCAGGGCGCGATAGGAACAAATACATCAATCAGATTCTGAGCATCGCGCCCGGCGGCGGCGGCATCTACGTTTACGAGTCGCTGCTGGAAGCCCAGAAGGTTATCGCCAAATCCACCAAGCTATCCAAGTTCATCATCCTGCTGGCCGATGGCAACGACGCCGAGCGCCAGGAAGGCGTGCCCGAACTGGTGCGCAAGATGCGCGATGAATACAACACGACGCTGAGTGTCGTCGCCTTTGGCGATGGCTCAGACATCCCCTTCCTCAAGCGCATCGCCGCCATTGGCAAGGGACGTTATCACTTCACCGACAAGGCGGCCAATCTGCCGACCATCTTCACGGAAGAAGCCGCGCTGGCCCAACGCAGTTACATCGTCGAGCAGCGCTTCTTCCCTAAGCTGGGGATGTCCAACCCAATCTTGAGCGGCATCAACGAAGTCCCTGCGCTGCAGGGCTATATCGCCAGCACCGCCAAGCCGGCTGCGCAGGTGATCCTGCGCGCCAATGAGAGCGACCCACTGCTCGCCGTATGGCAATACGGCCTGGGCCGCGCAGTCGCGTTCACCTCGGATGCTACCGGGCGATGGGCCAAGCATTGGGTGCAATGGGAGAACTTCCCCCAGTTCTGGGCGCAGACCGTCCGCTGGACGATCTTAGACCGTGGGCAATCGTCCATCCAAGTCAACGTGCAACAGCGCGACGAGCAGACGGTCATCGTCGCCGATGTGCCGGAGCCTCAGCTCGCCACGGGCCTGAAGCTGATGGCGACCGTCATTGATAGTGATGGCCAGGCGCGCGAGCTTACGTTGATGCAGACCGCCCCAGGCCGCTACGAGGCAGAGACCTACCTCGACCAGGCCGGCGCCTATTTCGTGCGCGTCGCACCAACCGACACGGCGGCGACGAGCCCGCCGGCCGCCGGCTTGGGCGAGACGACGGTCGCTTACGTGCGCCCGTACTCGCCCGAATATGCGCAGGTGGAAGGCGGCGAGGAGAACCTGCGCGATTGGGCGCTGCTCGGCAGCGGTGAAGTGTTGACCTCGCCGGCGCAGGCGTTCGCGCTGAACGCGCCGATCGCCGCATCGCGCACCGACCTCTTCCCCCTGTTGCTGGCGCTGGCGGCGTTGCTGCTGCCCTTCGACGTTGGTGTGCGGCGGATCACGGTCAGCCTCCGCAGATTGTTCGGCTCGGCCGGCGAGCGGCTCGCACCGGCCGGTAATCTGGAATCGAGTGGGCGCATGGATCAACTGTTGCGCGCCAAGACCCGCGTCACCCGCGAGCCAACGCCGCCGATCATGCCACGCCGACCGGTGCGAACTCCTTCCGCCTCGCCACAGGCTACCGCCGCCGAGGCGCAGATGCCGTCGCCCCAGCAAGCCACCGCTACTGCCTCCGAGCTGCTTCGCCGGCGCAAGCAACGCGCGCAGGTCGAGGGCGATCAGGGCGCGACGGGCGGTGAGCAGGCATAG
- the clpB gene encoding chaperone protein ClpB, producing the protein MHNEIAIPAASAIAFAVELEEKGTMNLNQYTEKAQEALLGAQSLAQEYGQQHIEPEHLLLALLQQDGGIVPPIIQAAGANPARITDLVERELRNKPKVSGAVGEVRLSREVSLLTDRAEAEAKQMRDDFVSTEHLLLAMADPTAVRTGRTPAATQILNANGITRDAILRALVQVRGSQRVTSQNPEATYQALEKYGRDLTQLAQQGKLDPVIGRDEEIRRVIQILSRRTKNNPVLIGEPGVGKTAIAEGLAQRIVRRDVPEGLKDKRLIALDMGALIAGAKYRGEFEERLKAVLKEVTASNGKIILFIDELHTVVGAGKAEGAMDAGNLLKPMLARGELHCIGATTLDEYRKHIEKDAALERRFQPVFVDEPSVEDTISILRGLKERYEIHHGVRIQDAAVIAAATLSARYISDRQLPDKAIDLIDEAASRVKMEIDSKPTALDEIDRKILQLEIEREALKKETDDASKERLTKIEAEIASEKEKSNALRAQWEQEKAAIQEVRAIREQIEQTNVQIEQAERDADLAKAAELRYGRLRELEAKLKQAQAHLAELQKGNPLLKEEVGPDEVAAVVSRWTGIPVTKLLEGEMQKLVKMEARLRERVVGQDEALRAVSNAVRRARAGLQDPNRPIGSFIFLGPTGVGKTETAKALAEFLFDDERAMVRIDMSEYQEKHTVSRLIGAPPGYVGYEEGGQLTEAVRRRPYAVVLFDEIEKAHPEVFNVLLQLLDDGRLTDGQGRTVDFRNTVVIMTSNLLAGEDLEGMSRDDIVRRLQRFFRPEFLNRIDEIVVFHPLDARHIEQIVDIQLNRLRKLLAERKLALELTPAAKRHLAQVGYDPAFGARPLKRAIQHELQDPLSLAVLEGRYREGDTVRVDARDGMLVLE; encoded by the coding sequence ATGCACAACGAGATTGCAATTCCTGCAGCGAGCGCGATAGCGTTCGCTGTTGAATTAGAAGAGAAAGGCACCATGAATCTGAATCAATATACCGAGAAGGCGCAGGAAGCGTTGCTCGGTGCGCAGTCGCTGGCGCAGGAATACGGCCAGCAGCACATCGAGCCGGAGCATCTGCTTCTTGCTTTGTTGCAACAAGACGGGGGTATCGTCCCCCCCATTATCCAGGCTGCCGGCGCCAATCCGGCGCGCATCACCGATCTGGTGGAGCGCGAGCTGCGCAATAAACCCAAGGTCAGCGGCGCCGTCGGCGAAGTGCGCCTCTCGCGCGAAGTCAGCCTGTTGACCGACCGCGCCGAGGCCGAGGCCAAGCAAATGCGCGATGACTTCGTGAGCACCGAGCACTTGCTGCTGGCCATGGCTGATCCGACGGCCGTGCGCACCGGCCGCACGCCGGCCGCCACGCAGATCCTCAACGCCAACGGCATCACCCGCGACGCCATCTTGCGCGCCCTGGTGCAGGTGCGCGGCAGCCAGCGCGTCACCTCGCAAAACCCCGAAGCCACCTACCAAGCGCTGGAGAAATACGGGCGCGACCTCACCCAGCTCGCGCAGCAGGGCAAGCTCGATCCCGTGATCGGCCGCGACGAGGAAATCCGCCGCGTGATCCAGATCCTCAGTCGTCGCACCAAGAACAACCCGGTGTTGATCGGCGAGCCGGGCGTGGGCAAGACCGCCATTGCCGAGGGGCTGGCGCAGCGCATCGTGCGGCGCGACGTGCCGGAGGGCCTGAAGGACAAACGCCTCATCGCGCTGGACATGGGCGCGCTGATCGCCGGCGCCAAATATCGTGGCGAGTTCGAGGAACGACTGAAGGCCGTGCTGAAGGAGGTCACCGCCTCCAACGGCAAGATCATCCTGTTCATTGACGAGTTGCACACCGTCGTCGGCGCCGGCAAAGCCGAGGGCGCGATGGATGCCGGCAACCTGCTCAAGCCGATGCTGGCGCGCGGCGAGCTGCACTGCATCGGCGCGACCACGCTCGATGAATACCGCAAGCACATCGAGAAGGACGCCGCGCTGGAGCGGCGCTTCCAGCCGGTGTTTGTGGATGAGCCAAGCGTCGAGGACACCATCAGCATCCTGCGCGGCCTGAAAGAGCGCTACGAAATTCACCATGGCGTGCGCATCCAGGACGCTGCGGTCATCGCTGCGGCCACGCTCAGCGCGCGTTACATCAGCGATCGCCAGTTGCCGGATAAGGCCATTGACCTGATTGACGAGGCGGCCAGTCGCGTGAAGATGGAGATTGACTCCAAGCCTACCGCGCTGGACGAGATTGACCGCAAGATCCTGCAACTGGAGATCGAGCGCGAGGCGCTGAAGAAGGAGACCGACGACGCCAGCAAAGAACGCCTGACCAAGATCGAGGCCGAGATCGCCAGCGAGAAAGAGAAGAGCAACGCCTTGCGCGCGCAATGGGAACAGGAGAAAGCCGCCATCCAGGAGGTGCGCGCCATCCGCGAGCAGATCGAACAAACCAACGTGCAGATCGAGCAGGCGGAGCGCGATGCCGACCTGGCCAAGGCTGCCGAGCTGCGCTACGGCCGCTTGCGCGAGCTGGAAGCCAAGCTCAAGCAGGCGCAGGCTCACCTGGCCGAGTTGCAGAAAGGCAACCCGTTGCTCAAGGAAGAGGTCGGGCCGGACGAGGTGGCTGCGGTGGTGTCGCGCTGGACCGGCATCCCGGTGACCAAGCTGCTCGAAGGGGAAATGCAGAAACTGGTGAAGATGGAAGCGCGGCTACGCGAGCGCGTGGTGGGCCAGGACGAAGCGCTGCGCGCCGTGAGCAACGCCGTGCGCCGCGCCCGCGCCGGCTTACAAGACCCCAACCGGCCGATCGGCTCGTTCATCTTCCTCGGCCCTACCGGCGTGGGCAAAACCGAGACCGCCAAGGCGCTGGCCGAGTTTTTGTTCGACGACGAGCGGGCGATGGTGCGCATTGACATGAGCGAGTATCAGGAGAAGCACACCGTCAGCCGGCTGATCGGCGCTCCGCCCGGCTACGTGGGCTACGAGGAGGGCGGCCAACTCACCGAGGCCGTGCGCCGTCGCCCCTACGCCGTGGTGCTGTTCGACGAAATCGAAAAGGCCCACCCGGAAGTCTTCAATGTGCTGTTGCAATTGCTGGATGACGGCCGGCTGACTGATGGCCAGGGGCGCACGGTGGACTTCCGCAACACGGTCGTGATCATGACCAGCAACCTGCTGGCCGGCGAGGACCTGGAGGGCATGAGCCGCGACGACATCGTGCGTCGCCTGCAACGCTTCTTCCGGCCGGAGTTCCTCAACCGCATTGACGAGATCGTGGTGTTCCACCCCTTGGATGCGCGGCACATCGAGCAGATCGTGGATATTCAGCTCAATCGCCTGCGCAAGCTGCTGGCTGAACGCAAGCTGGCGCTGGAGCTCACCCCGGCAGCGAAGCGTCACCTGGCGCAGGTGGGCTACGACCCGGCCTTCGGCGCCCGGCCGCTCAAGCGCGCCATCCAGCACGAGCTACAAGACCCGCTCTCGCTGGCCGTCTTGGAGGGCCGCTACCGCGAGGGCGACACGGTGCGCGTGGATGCCCGCGATGGGATGTTGGTCTTGGAGTGA
- a CDS encoding hypothetical protein (possible pseudo, frameshifted) translates to MSVEDAVRLGAQAVVVMAFIGIPVELQTFRIIAKVARECAQAGLTLMVEALPCPSERIPDAKDARAMASAARLAFEHGADLVKTYYTGSPESFRLVSQTCPVPVLIAGGPKMETLSETLQVAYGALEGGAAGVVFGRNVWQSGDAVGVVRALRCLIHEGVSVEAAIHTLQPA, encoded by the coding sequence ATGTCGGTAGAAGACGCAGTGCGGCTCGGTGCGCAAGCAGTGGTGGTCATGGCTTTCATAGGCATTCCCGTTGAGCTCCAGACTTTTCGCATCATTGCCAAAGTAGCACGAGAATGCGCGCAGGCCGGGTTAACACTCATGGTTGAGGCACTGCCGTGTCCCAGTGAACGCATTCCGGATGCAAAGGACGCTCGTGCAATGGCGTCTGCAGCACGATTAGCCTTCGAGCATGGTGCTGATCTCGTTAAGACCTACTACACCGGATCGCCTGAGAGCTTTAGGCTCGTGTCACAGACCTGTCCTGTGCCCGTGCTCATTGCCGGCGGTCCGAAGATGGAGACGCTGTCGGAGACCCTGCAGGTCGCATACGGCGCTCTAGAAGGTGGCGCGGCCGGCGTCGTCTTCGGACGAAATGTCTGGCAGAGTGGTGATGCCGTGGGCGTGGTGCGTGCATTGCGTTGCCTCATCCATGAAGGTGTGTCTGTAGAGGCGGCAATCCACACACTACAGCCGGCATGA
- a CDS encoding multidrug ABC transporter ATP-binding protein codes for MQQKPIVEVEHLRKVYGSTVAVDDVSFEVYEGEIFGMVGPNGAGKTTTIECIEGLRRPDSGQVRVLGLDHQHDGYALRQRIGIQLQGSVLQDRLKVWEALDLFASFYPRPTDWQPLLEQLGLADQRNTPFAKLSGGQKQRLFIALALVGDPEIVFLDELTTGLDPQARRAMWDLVHQIRDQGKTVFLTTHFMEEAERLCDRVAIMDHGRIVALDTPENLIRMLGAEHQLVFSVDGPFEPRQLGHLPGVARIETTGERVIVYGRTDGFVSEVVNALTKSGVPFRDLRNEQPTLEDVFLALTGREMRD; via the coding sequence ATGCAACAGAAGCCTATCGTGGAGGTTGAACATCTGCGGAAGGTCTACGGATCAACCGTAGCCGTGGACGACGTGTCCTTCGAGGTCTACGAAGGGGAGATCTTCGGTATGGTCGGGCCCAACGGAGCCGGCAAGACGACCACCATCGAGTGTATCGAAGGCCTGCGCCGACCAGACAGCGGTCAAGTACGGGTGTTAGGATTAGACCACCAACATGATGGATATGCCCTTCGTCAGCGGATCGGAATACAACTGCAGGGGTCAGTCCTGCAAGATCGCCTTAAAGTTTGGGAAGCCCTTGACCTCTTTGCCAGCTTTTACCCCCGCCCGACAGATTGGCAGCCCTTACTTGAACAGCTAGGCCTGGCCGACCAGCGTAACACGCCCTTTGCGAAACTCTCAGGGGGTCAAAAGCAGCGCCTTTTTATTGCCCTGGCCCTGGTCGGTGATCCTGAGATCGTGTTCCTGGATGAACTGACTACCGGTCTTGATCCGCAGGCCCGCCGGGCCATGTGGGATCTGGTGCACCAGATCCGAGACCAGGGTAAGACGGTTTTTCTCACCACCCATTTTATGGAGGAGGCGGAACGATTGTGTGATCGGGTGGCAATTATGGATCATGGTCGCATCGTCGCACTGGATACACCGGAAAACCTGATTCGGATGCTAGGCGCGGAGCATCAGCTCGTGTTTAGTGTTGATGGGCCTTTCGAGCCACGACAGTTGGGGCATTTGCCAGGCGTGGCTCGGATTGAGACAACCGGCGAACGCGTCATTGTCTATGGCCGTACAGATGGATTTGTCAGTGAGGTGGTTAATGCTCTGACTAAAAGTGGCGTGCCCTTCCGCGACCTGCGTAATGAACAGCCGACCCTTGAAGACGTCTTTCTCGCTTTGACCGGGCGAGAGATGCGCGACTAA
- a CDS encoding transport permease protein, with translation MHGFWKLTWTEIKLFLREPMAAFFTLAFPLMMLFLFGSIYGNEPTPFFRGYGSVDVSVPAYTAMIVATSGLLGLPITMASYREQGILRRLKATPLRPQAILGAHVIVLFLMTALGMIPLVIAGKLVYGLRFNGDPLSVAAAFVLSSASFLALGFVLAGLLPTARTAQIVAMVLFYPMIFLSGAAIPREVLPEGIRQFAQVLPLSHVVTLLRGLWMGDPWGKHLGEVSILVALLMVGVLVSSKTFRWE, from the coding sequence ATGCACGGTTTCTGGAAATTGACCTGGACAGAGATCAAACTCTTCTTGCGGGAGCCGATGGCGGCATTTTTCACCTTGGCCTTTCCGCTGATGATGCTCTTCCTGTTCGGCAGCATTTACGGAAATGAGCCTACCCCTTTCTTTAGGGGGTATGGTTCAGTGGATGTCTCGGTCCCGGCCTACACGGCCATGATCGTTGCCACCAGTGGTCTACTGGGCTTGCCGATTACCATGGCCTCGTACCGAGAGCAGGGGATCTTGCGGCGGCTGAAGGCCACCCCATTGCGCCCGCAAGCCATCTTGGGCGCGCACGTGATTGTGCTTTTTCTGATGACGGCGTTAGGGATGATCCCCTTGGTGATTGCCGGTAAACTGGTCTATGGCTTGCGCTTCAACGGCGATCCTCTTAGTGTAGCAGCGGCTTTTGTCCTGAGCAGCGCGAGTTTCTTGGCCCTGGGATTTGTGCTGGCGGGCCTTCTGCCTACGGCGCGCACGGCGCAGATTGTGGCCATGGTGCTCTTCTATCCAATGATTTTCCTTTCTGGAGCGGCCATCCCGCGTGAGGTTTTGCCAGAGGGCATCCGGCAGTTTGCTCAAGTTCTGCCCCTCAGTCATGTGGTGACCTTACTACGGGGCCTGTGGATGGGCGACCCGTGGGGGAAACATCTTGGGGAAGTAAGCATCTTGGTTGCTCTACTGATGGTGGGCGTGCTTGTATCATCGAAAACCTTCCGATGGGAGTAA
- a CDS encoding methyltransferase, which translates to MVTEQLERIYSLNYEFHSFTKSIVIHADCFAWMREAPSDSIHAIVTDPPYGIKEYEPEQLEKRSNGNGGVWRIPPSFDGHVRSPLPRFTALNPKERERIQLYFYEWAKLALRVLRPGAHIFLASNVFLSQTVFTAIANAGLEFRGQVVRLVRTLRGGDRPKNAEDEFPGVCSMPRGCYEPWGIFRKPIPEGMTVSECLRCFQTGGLRRKPDGNPFEDVIESERTPQKERAIADHPSLKPQSFLRQIVYASLPLGEGIVLDPFMGSGSTIAAAEAIGYSAIGIEKYREYYSMSLQAIPVLSSLYPVKGIQTSFQLT; encoded by the coding sequence ATGGTGACCGAACAACTCGAAAGAATCTATTCACTCAACTACGAGTTTCATTCTTTTACCAAATCTATAGTCATACATGCTGATTGTTTTGCATGGATGAGGGAAGCACCGAGCGATAGTATTCATGCTATCGTCACAGACCCCCCCTATGGCATAAAGGAGTATGAACCAGAACAGCTAGAAAAGCGGTCAAATGGTAATGGAGGAGTTTGGCGCATTCCACCATCCTTTGATGGTCATGTCAGATCACCTTTACCGAGGTTCACTGCACTGAATCCAAAAGAAAGAGAGCGAATCCAACTCTACTTTTATGAGTGGGCTAAGCTGGCTTTACGAGTTCTACGTCCCGGCGCTCACATTTTCCTTGCATCGAATGTATTCCTTTCACAGACAGTCTTTACCGCGATTGCTAATGCCGGCCTGGAGTTTCGCGGGCAAGTCGTTCGATTGGTTAGAACACTTCGAGGTGGTGACAGACCAAAGAATGCCGAAGATGAATTTCCTGGTGTTTGCTCAATGCCGCGCGGTTGTTATGAACCATGGGGCATTTTCCGAAAACCTATTCCAGAAGGAATGACAGTAAGTGAATGTCTAAGATGTTTTCAAACAGGTGGCTTGCGCCGAAAACCAGACGGCAATCCTTTTGAAGATGTTATCGAAAGTGAACGTACACCTCAAAAGGAACGGGCGATAGCGGACCACCCAAGTCTAAAACCACAATCTTTTCTTCGTCAAATTGTGTACGCTTCTTTACCGCTTGGGGAGGGAATAGTGCTTGATCCATTCATGGGTTCTGGTTCTACCATTGCCGCGGCTGAAGCCATAGGATATTCTGCCATTGGCATTGAGAAGTACAGAGAGTATTACTCTATGAGCTTACAGGCCATCCCAGTCTTGTCCTCACTTTATCCTGTCAAGGGAATACAAACGTCTTTCCAATTAACTTGA
- a CDS encoding hypothetical protein (possible pseudo, frameshifted) codes for MCRLSYASTAAPSVYRQDWLAYTEWDLLHSVEDAVRLGVQAVVVMAFIGIPVELQTFRIISRVARECAQAGLTLMVEALPCPSERIPDAKDARAMASAARLAFEHGADLVKTYYTGSPESFRLVSQTCPVPVLIAGGPKMETPSETLQVAYGALEGGAAGVVFGRNVWQSGDAVGVVRALRCLIHEGVSVEAAIHTLQPA; via the coding sequence ATGTGCCGGTTATCCTACGCCTCGACGGCGGCCCCAAGTGTTTATCGGCAAGACTGGTTGGCCTACACAGAGTGGGATTTACTGCATTCGGTAGAAGATGCAGTGCGGCTCGGTGTACAAGCAGTGGTGGTCATGGCTTTCATCGGCATTCCCGTTGAGCTCCAGACTTTTCGCATCATCTCCAGAGTGGCACGGGAATGCGCACAGGCCGGGTTAACACTCATGGTTGAGGCACTGCCGTGTCCCAGTGAACGCATTCCGGATGCAAAGGACGCTCGTGCGATGGCGTCTGCAGCACGATTAGCCTTCGAGCATGGCGCTGATCTCGTGAAGACCTACTACACCGGATCGCCTGAGAGCTTTAGGCTCGTGTCACAGACCTGTCCTGTGCCCGTGCTCATTGCCGGCGGTCCGAAGATGGAGACGCCGTCGGAGACCCTGCAAGTCGCATACGGCGCTCTAGAAGGTGGCGCGGCCGGCGTCGTCTTCGGACGAAATGTCTGGCAGAGTGGTGATGCTGTGGGCGTGGTGCGTGCATTGCGTTGCCTCATCCATGAAGGTGTGTCTGTTGAGGCGGCAATCCACACACTACAGCCGGCATGA
- a CDS encoding sugar ABC transporter substrate-binding protein, translated as MRQTKPQSLVIALATVTLITACAVQPGQQPVAPAQPTPTPLGQEENVAQVVKAGELKPPVVAQPCGDNCPYKDQTVTVIVNAAGEKGPISGPLYEIREEFEQATGAKLNIVEVPFAEHFPKLLTDFTTGSGQYDISIAGAWWLGDLVGGDYILSYDDWYKDPRFPQWDIEDVQPGPRSLLEYGGKKYMVANDHDGQVMYYRRDLLEDPNHKAAFKEKYGYDLKVPETWKEFRDVAEYFNGKDLNGDGKPDNGLTMHLKVGGQGMFHFMSFAAPFVIGPENTKLFWFDPETMKPLMDSPGHLRALETLVDLIQFGPEAMMGWSLGEAWDHFLRGEAALTFTWGDLGALAQQEGSKVKGKTGAALLPGTTEYYNLKTGQWVKVNGVNRVGNTTGGSWAGVISKFSKAPEASYYLLALMASKPKSLIYAARGWDGVDPGRFSHYLPPAGTAKIEDYLAAGWDEKDIRDYTQAYFDNFSAELQFPYLRIPGTFEYWTALDIHLSEAATKQKTPEEALKATVADFEAITDRLGREKQREIYVTSLGLDQ; from the coding sequence ATGCGACAAACAAAGCCGCAATCGCTCGTGATCGCACTTGCGACTGTGACGCTGATTACAGCCTGTGCTGTGCAACCTGGCCAGCAGCCGGTTGCTCCCGCTCAGCCAACACCCACACCCCTTGGACAAGAAGAGAATGTTGCTCAAGTGGTGAAAGCAGGAGAGCTCAAACCACCCGTCGTTGCTCAGCCTTGTGGCGATAATTGTCCTTACAAAGATCAGACGGTGACCGTCATCGTCAACGCTGCTGGTGAGAAAGGCCCGATCTCTGGCCCGCTGTACGAAATCCGCGAAGAGTTTGAGCAAGCCACCGGAGCCAAGCTGAACATCGTTGAAGTACCCTTTGCAGAGCACTTCCCGAAGTTACTGACGGACTTCACCACCGGCAGCGGCCAGTATGACATCTCGATTGCCGGTGCTTGGTGGCTGGGTGATCTAGTCGGGGGCGATTACATCTTAAGTTACGACGATTGGTACAAAGACCCGCGCTTCCCGCAGTGGGATATCGAGGATGTGCAGCCCGGCCCACGATCGCTGCTGGAGTATGGCGGCAAGAAGTACATGGTGGCCAACGATCATGATGGCCAAGTCATGTATTACCGCCGAGACCTCCTTGAAGACCCCAACCACAAAGCAGCTTTCAAGGAGAAGTATGGCTACGATCTGAAAGTGCCGGAGACCTGGAAGGAGTTCCGTGATGTCGCTGAGTACTTCAACGGAAAAGACCTGAACGGCGACGGCAAGCCGGATAACGGCCTCACGATGCATCTCAAGGTTGGTGGGCAGGGCATGTTCCACTTTATGTCTTTCGCCGCGCCGTTCGTGATTGGCCCGGAGAACACCAAGCTCTTTTGGTTTGATCCGGAGACGATGAAGCCATTGATGGACAGCCCCGGCCATCTCCGCGCACTTGAGACGCTGGTGGACTTGATCCAGTTCGGGCCGGAGGCGATGATGGGTTGGAGCCTCGGTGAGGCTTGGGATCACTTCCTGCGCGGTGAAGCGGCTTTGACCTTCACGTGGGGTGACCTCGGCGCGCTTGCCCAGCAGGAGGGCAGCAAGGTGAAAGGGAAGACCGGCGCTGCACTCCTGCCCGGCACAACGGAGTATTACAACCTCAAGACGGGTCAATGGGTGAAGGTCAACGGCGTCAATCGCGTGGGCAACACTACCGGGGGGTCGTGGGCCGGCGTGATCTCCAAGTTCTCCAAAGCGCCGGAGGCGTCTTACTATCTGCTCGCGCTGATGGCCAGCAAGCCCAAGTCGCTGATCTATGCAGCACGGGGTTGGGACGGCGTTGACCCTGGCCGCTTCAGCCACTATCTGCCACCTGCCGGAACGGCCAAGATCGAAGACTACCTTGCTGCCGGTTGGGATGAGAAGGATATCCGTGACTATACCCAAGCCTACTTCGATAACTTCAGCGCAGAGCTGCAGTTCCCCTACCTGCGCATCCCTGGCACCTTTGAGTACTGGACGGCGCTGGATATTCATCTGTCCGAAGCGGCAACCAAGCAGAAGACCCCTGAAGAAGCCTTGAAGGCAACTGTGGCTGACTTCGAAGCCATCACCGATCGTCTGGGACGGGAGAAACAGCGGGAGATCTACGTAACGTCTCTCGGCCTCGATCAGTAA